Part of the Candidatus Neomarinimicrobiota bacterium genome, GCCAGATGAGAATGGCCAGGGTTGCCAGCCAGGCTTCCCAATAATGAATGACCAGGGAGACATCAATGAAGCCACTGGAAAATTTCTGAATAAAGAAATTGTCAAACCAGAGCACCAAACCGGTTCCTATCATGACTATGTTGCCCCAGACACCAGCCCAGTATTCAAGTTTTTCAGCATAGGCAAATCGGCCAAATCGTGGTTCATGATCTCTAAAGTCAAAGAAGTACAGCACCATTTCCCAGAACTCACGAATATCCCGCAAACCAGGAACCATATCTTTAACAAACTGCTTTCCACGTTTGGTGAACAGGAAGAGTAGATGCCATACAGAAGTGACAATCATAAAGACCGCTGCATAACGATGGACCACGCCTCTGAATTCAAATCCACCTTCCCAGCCAAAGAAGAACTCAGCAATCCAGGATTCATTGAAGCGCAGGGAGAAACCTGAAACCACCAGCGTAAAGAAGGATACCAGCAATGCGGTGTGTTGCACGACTTCCAAACCTCGCATGCGCCGAACTGAAGGTCCTTTCATTGTCATGCGTACTTGTTTTAAGTAGTCCAGGACAGTATGCAGGAACATCCCACCAATGGTTACAGCGATGAGTAGAATGTAGATTTTCTCGATAAGTACTGCCAGAGGCGCTCGTGGGTCTGTATCACCCATACCATGGATGGTTACTGCGGCAAGCTTGTCACTCATTCCGGGATGACACTCGCCACAGGTCGTCGCCAGATTATTTGGATGAATGGATGAGGTAGAATCCGTGCTGGGTAAAATCCTGTGTGCACCATGGCAGGATTCACAGTTTGCAACATGGATGTCGCCGGACATACTTTTCAGTCCATGATAACTATCAACATAACTACTGACCTTGCCACGTTTGGTCCCTAAACGTTCATTGAGAACCGTGGACTCATGACAGGGCTCACAGGTGGCTGAAGCAACCCGAAGCTTAGAGACAGGAGATCTGGGATCAGAAGGTGAGATGATACCGTGTTCGCCGTGGCAATTGGTACAGACCGGGGCGTTGGCCATCCCGCGTTTGGCCATTTTACCATGAATACCTTCCCAATAGTCTTTGGCTTCTGCCGGGTGACATTTCCCGCAGGTGGTTGGAATATTAAGATGATAAATGGAGGATTCTGGATTAGTTGGAGGATATATCCCATGGGAAGAACCTCCTGAAGAGTGGCAATCATCGCAGGAAGCTGCTTTTGTATTGCCTCTGCCAGTGGCCTTGCCATGGACACTGCTATTGTACATAGCCACAGGGTGTTCAATGAGGATATCATAGCGTTTGACCAGGTCGATGTTCTCATGACAATTGCCGCATGTATTTGCCAGGTTGGTCGGGTTGACACTGGAGTTTTTCATGCTGCTGGGAAGGATATTGTGATCGCCGTGACAATCGGAACAAGTCGGCATATCCTTGCACTCACCCTTTACGGAACGTCCATGTGACTGATATTGTTCTGAGGCATCATCATGACAATCCCGGCAACCTTCACAACCAGCAACAAAATTTTCAGCTTCTGGAGTGTGTGGGCTGGTATCATGATGGATATGACAATCAAGACATTCCATCCCCTCATGAATAGAACCATCCAAATCATCCTGAATGATTGTTTCCATCTCACTGGTTTCATGACAGTCGATACATTGGTCACTATCAATGGGTTCATAATCATCATCCTGGGCAAAAGCAGGTACAATGAACAGGAGCAAAATGAACCAGGGGAAGATGTTTTTAATCGTGAATCGCATAAGAATGTGGACCTTCTCCATCTAAGGGCTTATTTAAGCTTGATTAATTCTCCAGGAATATCTGTGGGAAAACTCAAATCTTCATCGTGACATTCCACACAAGATGGCGTGATATCATATTGATCATCAGTATGACATTCATAACAGTCTATTTCTTCGTGGTCTTCACTCAATTGCAATCCGGTCACAGCGTGATCAAACGAGTCCACCTCAAAATTGGTATGGCAGGTTGTACAGGTATTGTCCAACGCGGTGATTGGTTCTTGGCCAACATGGCATTGATTGCACTTCAGGGGTTGGTGATGTTTGTTCAGCTCCCAGCCCGTGTTGCTGTGAGTAAAGCCCTTTGAGGCTGTACTCCGATGGCATAATTCACATCCCGTCTCTATTCCCGTATCATGACATTGACTACAGGGGTCGTGGTGAATAGCTAATGACCTCACCTTTTTATTCTTGGAGGGGGTGTAGTTATGACAGGTTGCACAATTGGTCTGTCTGTGACAATGTTCACACTTAAATCTATACAACTCGACATGCTCTTTGTGCTGGAACACAACTGGCTTTTGCTTGCTCTTTGGGGATACAAAGTTGAAGATATTGGGTACAATGATTTCTTCATGATGATGAGCTAAAAGATCAGTTGAATCCAGTTTTTTACGAATATTGAATCTCAGTTTTTTCTGAACATGACAGGTTTCACAAACCTTGTCTCCAGTCCAACTCTGGTGGCAGTTCAGACAATTCCGGTGATAGGCACCGTTAATGGTGGGCATGGTCATGGAAGCATTTTCTTCTTCGCTCACATGACAGTCTGCACAGGGTTCGTAAACACCTTCGGAACCATGGTGGTGACAGGTATTACACCCCCCACCCATTTTTGTCATATCGGCATGGAGTTTGTGGTCGAATAGGACTGGATTGAAAATGTTCTCCAATAAACCAATTTCAATTTTATCTGGTATATCGACAGTGACCTGCTTGGTCTGTCCAATGGAGATGCCGAGGCAGAGGAGGAGAAGCAGAGAGCCTATTCTGACTTTCATTCAGTTGTCTCTCTATTTTCCAGGTGCTGGATGAGAAACTTCCTTGATACGAACCGCATAATCAAATGGCTTATAGGTCGGTGATTTTTTATTGTGACACACCGTACATGATTTTTCTGAGATGGTCAGGAGATTTACAGATTCGCGGGTGATAGTACCATCTGCAATGGCGGCCTTTGTTTTCTTAGATTTGTAGAGACTGCCTGCACCATGACAGGATTCACAACCTACACTTGCCAGATCCTCGTTCAGCTTGACAGCCTTTTTATCCAGCGGGTCAACAGTGATCTGATATCCAGACTCGCTTCCCCAACCAGTAGCATGACAGGACAGACATTCTGGAGCTTGATCGGGTGCTACTTTCAGCCCCATTTTCTTGGCAATTGCCTTCGCTGCATCGGTTTTCAATGATTCCATAGAGCGAGCATGGGGGCCGTTTTCCCAGATTGAGTACTGAGAACCCACTTCTTCCTTGCTGTGGCAGATTTTACATTTTTTTGAGCCGACATATTCTGCAGTATCTGTTTGAGAATAAACCATCCCCACACTTAAGATTAATAGCACAATAAGCATTTTTTTCATGATACAGTCCTTTCAGTAAACCCAAATTATTGATTTTATTAGTGATCTAGATAATGTATAAGTGAATAACATTTTTTCCCCGCACTCATATTACATGATTAAACGCAAACTTAATTATAACAAATAATGTGCCAATCAGCAGATTATATCACGTCGAACGGTGGGTCGAATCGTCGAATATAAGTATTTTTATCTGTGAATAATAATAAATACTTAGGCCTCTTTGTTATGTGTGTGTAACAAGGGTTGCAATGAGGTACAAAACCAACTAGTAGCAACCAAATTACTCTAATGAAAACAATCAGCTAATTACTTGCTAAATAGCAGTTATATTGATGCCGATGTTTAACCATAACACAAATTATGAAAAGAGGTATATATGAAAATTGGGATCGCATCCAACGACCAAAGATCAATAGCACAGCATTTTGGCAGGACCAAGGGATTCGTGATTGCTGAACTAATTGATGGAACAATTAAATCAAAGGACTA contains:
- a CDS encoding cytochrome c family protein: MKKMLIVLLILSVGMVYSQTDTAEYVGSKKCKICHSKEEVGSQYSIWENGPHARSMESLKTDAAKAIAKKMGLKVAPDQAPECLSCHATGWGSESGYQITVDPLDKKAVKLNEDLASVGCESCHGAGSLYKSKKTKAAIADGTITRESVNLLTISEKSCTVCHNKKSPTYKPFDYAVRIKEVSHPAPGK